The following is a genomic window from Malus sylvestris chromosome 12, drMalSylv7.2, whole genome shotgun sequence.
CAGCTGAACAAAAGCTTTCTGGCAATTGCTGATCTTGATTTCCATTGCTATCTTGATTTCCATTGCTAATGTCCCCATCTTCAGTTGATGAGTGAGAGGACCAGAGATGAGGTGCATGCTGTACTTTACCTAAAGGAGATATACTCACTTCACAACTGGACGGCAAAGGATTTTGAGCATCATTTGAAATTGTAAGACCTTGAAATCTGGAGGTAGCAAGGTCTTTTGCATCCCCTGTAAGACGCTTTTCGGAAAGAGCAATTCCATATGGGGAACTGTCCTCTTCCAATAACATTGTTGGGGATGCTACCTTCATACTGCTTTCATGTGGTCCATTAACATCTTGATCAGGTTTCATATCAGTTTCATGTGGTCTAGTCAGACCTTGACCAGATATATGAGCACTTGTAACTTCACCATTCCCTGATCTCTCATGATTTAACCCACATTCCCCAATCATGCCACTAGAATAGGCAGATTCTGATTCATAAAGTGTCTGATCTTGTGACTCTCTACCTACCGATAACGGCACATTACCATACCCATCATTTATGGACCATGGGGCAGGATCTTGGACATCAGGCCTTTGTCCGCTTCCATGTCTGTCCAACGTGTTTGCGAAAAACTTTCGGATCTCATCATCTATGTTTACTTCTGGCTGAGAAAGAATGCGCCCCAGTTTTCGAGCACCATATGTGAATGCACTTCTTATTCGGTAAAAGTTTCCTGTATTTAGGAATGCAGGTTGTCATCAACTAATCAATAGAAAAATCCGCcaaaaaaaaacagaataaCAAAACGGGAGGACAATAGGGACGTTAATTCACCTTTACTCACACTTCGGCCAAGGTTGTTATTGTCTTTAAGCGGATCAACTATGTTAAGATGCTTTGGTTGAAATGTTCTATGGTTTGTCTCATATCCTCTTGAAGGAACTGAGAACCTTTCCACACATCCCTTGAGAAAATCATTACTCAGCAATAGATCACCGCCACCATTTTCTGGCGTCTCAGCTGCAAAATGGAAGACAAAGATTCTCAATTAAACACATTTTCCCATACAGCATGGCAACAATACAAAAAGATGTTGCTCACCCAAGAGTTCTGGAAGAGAAGATAAACGAACAGGACCACTCAAGCTGATACAATAGCTGTCCCAATCAAATTTACTAAAGTAGTCCAAGAATTTATATAGGACCTATAGAACATTGAACAGCGAGTTAAATTTATGCCATAGGTATGGAGGATACTAGTGCTAAGGCATTAAAGCACTCACCGCTAGAGGACCATTCAAAGATGAATGGAAGAGGTGGAAAATATACAGAACCAAAGTCTCCAAAGCATATGTCGAAATCAAACCATGATGGGCACCAAGAATCCGGCTCTCATAATAGCACCAGGCCTTAATTAGTATGATACTGCGTTTAAAAAGATGGTCTTTGCTAATGAGGCGATCAACCTATGCAATAAGAAGCATCATGGATATGATTAGGGAAGCTCAAGAACAAGAGAtataaattccaaaaaaaatcacaaaccaCTCGGATCACCAAAAGCATAACATACGATCAAAAGTAAAACTATGACTTGAAAAGGATAGAAGAGGGTGGAGTCACCACTCAAAAGCGTACCAATTGAATAGCATTCAAGGTTATTAGTTATAAGGCATAAATCAACATATTCTTTCTACCAAAGACTTGAAAAACAAGTTTCATTAGACAACTCAGAGCTTCCAATAAAAGAATCCGTTTATACAATCGAAATCTGGAACGCATTCAATTCATATGTAACAAATCGAACTTCATTTTCAGTTCAGCTCTGTATGAATGACTACCTGCTCAAGGAAGCATAGTGTGCATAGCCCTCCTAACTGATTGAAGGAAATATCGACCACAATATTTTGCACAAGGCACTTTACAAGCTTGACCTGCCACAACAAAACCAAATATTCTTTACAGAGGAAAATCAAAACTTGCGTTAACTAGAATCAAAATAATGATTAATCACATCGACTCAAATGtagtaatttaatttaaagGAAAGGCAGTTACACAACATAAACtcaacacaaaaacttgacTAGACATGCATGGCAGCATCAACACTAAGGTGTAACTTATACCTATCATCAATCTAATAAGTTAAGGGGTAAAAGCTAAAAACCTCTGCCCGAATCAACTGGACATCTTTCACCATAAACTCAGCAGCCACATTTTGATCTTCCCTTTCAAGGACAGCGCAGACGTCATTGGCCAGCGCCTCCTCAACATTCATACCACCAAAAGCAGTCAAATCAATATCTCCATCAGGCAGATAGGTCTTTAGAGGTACAGACCCAAATGGGAACACCTGCAACAATTTAAGTAAAATCAATATGCCTGCGTGGTTACACCCCCTCCACCTCCCCACAAATATCAAATAGGGTCATGACATCATAAGTTAGTCATCGAAAAGACCATTGCTGAgtttgagaaaaataaaatgatacaaTGAGAAATTGAATTTGCAAGCACCCAACTCACTCGAAGGAAAAATCTTCCAAGCTAAACCAACTTACATTACCTATTCACATAAAACGTAGATATAATTGCGGATTTAAGTAAACTTTCGAGCTGATCATACAAACGATGTTAGACCATTCGAACCAATGAACTACATTACTTGTAACTAAACTCAGGGTCCAAGTTTTGTGTAGCTAAAGGAAGAAATTTTCAACTTTTCGAACAATACAATCAAATTTAACGGCTTTAATCACCATAGAGGTTAAACTACCGAATGCTTTGGTCTTATGTCCTACATTAAAttcttaaacaaaaataaacaaaaaatctttGCAGCCCAATACATCGTACGGCACTAAATTCAACTTCTTTCATTCACATTCGTATGTATGTACGGAATACGTATTTATTTGGTACGTATAAAAATACTGACCTCGCAACCAAGACAACTTTTGATGAGCCTCTGAGCATAATCGATGACCGCCTTCCTCCTCCTCTCGGACACGTCAGTGGGCTGCACCTGCGCTATGACCCCCTGCGTCGCCTCCTCCGCCCTCAGCCAGTACTCAGCGCTAATAGCCGTCGgcgcagaagcagaagcagccGCCGCCGCCTGTTGATTCGATGAAAATTGGGAAGGAGGTGATGACGACAACGACGATGACGAAGAAGCCCTCTCCCTCTCGTCCAACACGGCGCCGTTTGGTTCAGGCGACCAATCCCGAAGATCGCCCATGAAATAACAGAAAATTAccgaaaaatcacaaaaaaaccgaaccggaaaTCCTCACGCCGCTTGACCGTAAAACCATAACGACGACAACAACGGCGGTGTCGGCGAATTGGAAAAATCGAAGGTTGATTTGGGACGATCAGATTGTACAGATTGGTACGGACGGTTGGGCAAAACGACGGTGTGATTGGAACGAAACGACTTGCAATTTGCGGTTTTGGGGAGACGAAGtggttattaattttattttttatttttttttaatttctcagATGAAGGATTCCAAGTGATACTATGTACGAGTAGGTTTGtcgattttatgttttttatgaggtttttatttttatttatttatttttggagaATGTTAGACAGGcaaatttttagatttttattaGTGGCCACAGTCGTTATGTGGAATTTCAATTTATTAGTGGCCACATTCAAGCATCAGAATTGCAAATTAAGTGATGTGTTatcagtaaaaaataaaaacattaattaacgtttaagtaataTTCAACAatcatatgatttacaaaattttgtctaaaaGCTGGTCTTTCAAACATTACTCTTTTGTTTACTTTCATGTTACGTAGTATTAAATACAACGAGCATTGAATGACCTAAATTTATAATACCCCAAtaaacataataattcaaagcaatcTAGGTCTTCCAATGCTCATGATATTTAACGCTACACAAAATAGAAGAATTTTCCTTTTTAgcgaaaactataaaacataaaaacgaaTCTATAGTTGTTGCCTTTGTCGTTTGtccatctctcttcttctttctttcgttCACACTTCCTTCTTGTGTCAAAGGGTTTTCTTTGCCAATTTAGgcaatctccaaccgaatggtccAAAGGGCCAGATggtcgaaaatagccctaaaattgtctccaaccaagggctaggccaaatggctcgtgggccccactggACAAAAAAGGGTCAAAGGGCCAATCGGCCGACCCAAACCAGCCAGCCAATTGGCCCCGGGCCGAGCTGAAATTCAAATTTGCAACGGCTAGCTGCTGATGTCCGCTAGccgttattttttaattttttttttacaattttttttttcaaaatttgttttaaaaattgtaaatttttttccctataacttTCTAAACCATTaaacattaagtaacatgaaacaacattaaacaatattaaacaacattaaacaatattaaacattAACCCATGGCCTTCAGCTTTGCGAATGAGCCGATCtagatcttcttgatttggctcaCGAAGGTACTCATCTTTGTAAAGCTGAACAATTGTGTCACATAATTCAGcaagagtatcaaggcatgtagactcagacataccatgggtttcatccatcgaatcagTTGGAGAGCCATAGGCTATCATTCAGagtgcaacagtaaccttctgatgaggtgagaaaccaaGAAATCATGCTCTGTCCCGTTTCTACTGAAAGTATGATTAACCTGTTGGACATCATAAAGTAAACGCTTGAAGACATGACGCCTCATCCGGAAGCGACTTCTTAAATCCTCTTTTGTGTACACAaagttggggttgaagtagttgttcatcagattggcatgTGTCATCACTCTGTTTCATGGTTTGTAAGAGTGACCAGCAATAGAGCCACCCTATTGAGGTTGTTCCTTagttggctgacacaccatggTCACAGTTATGGCTGCTGCTCTGTTTTGTGTGTTGCgtcatgcttcatcttcttcaccagactcctcatcttctcgtctcatctgcacccatttttcttccaatttggaattaGATGAAGACCCCCAGTTGGATCCTAAAGAGGATctaaagttggaattcattgcaaacttgaattgaaatagattgaattcaaatGTGTGTGAATTATaacccaatatccaccctatttatagcaaaaaaaaaattcaaatccaacggctagctaacgtcacttagtcgttggatttgaatttaagttgtagattttaaataataaattatatttggccCTATGACCTTTTGGCCTTCGGTTGGAGGCGATTTTTTGTGacaaggctaaaacgagccctatggccctttggccctcggttggagatggtaagaaatatggccttacaatgttcattaaaatattaatttcttggagggccaAAGGACTAAGACGAGCCCTCTagcctcggttggagatggccttacatTTTCAAGCGCCAAAGGTCGACATTTTACCCTCCAAGTTTTGAAGTGCAAGGATGTAACTTAGCCGGATTGTACGAGTGAGATTAAACTAATTGTAACTTTCTTTTTATACCACTTGGTACTATGATCTTAATATTATTTGAGTTAGAAATCGGGGTTCAGGTTGGGTCGACAAGGCCTTAAATCAAATCAACCAGAAAAAATAATTTGGTTGAGTCTAGTTCAGGTAGGTTTTATCTTAATATAAACCTACTTAGCCATTCGTGTTTGGTGAGTATTGATCAACAGATCCAAGTTGGAGcaacattattttcttttccatttcgtTCTTTAAACAAAGACGAAATTCCAAATTATTCTAGTTTAAATAGAGTGAAATCATAGTTCGATATCTTTCCAATATGTAGATATGACATTGTTTGCAACTTTACAAGATGCCACCTTGTGACTCATTGCATAGCATAATCTTATTGCATTTTGACGTATTAGGACGGAGGTAACAGATGGCTCAAATCGTTTCCTTTTGCCTTTCTTGGTGGAGTCACTTGTTTTTTAATTCTTTCGTTCCCTTTAACCCACGTGGTAAGATGATGGAATTACTAAAGAACAAAATAGAATCCCACGTTTAAATCCCTCGACGTGAACGCTTCACTTGGTATAATATATTGAATTTAATGATAAGCGATATTTTATACTAATTTGTATTATTGGGAGGTAGATGGTTAGAATTCCAGACGCATTGGGTTAAAGAAGAAGGCACTAACTTGTCGGACTTGTTCGACATAAATCAACCTTAGGGATATTTTGGATGCgatccctaatccttaacattctttaattaaaaccttaagggtgcgtttgttgcactggactgtctcggactggactagcttcagggactaagctggctTGGCTTATACTAGACTAAGctagactaacttagtgaagcgtttgatgtagtgtcggactaaaaagcAGGATAATAAAAACAGTATTGTCATCAATTTGGTGTTTGCTCAGACTAAGACTACATTAttgttatattttaattatttttttattaaagatattagtaaaattaataatattggaTGAGAGTGAGActcaataaaaatacaaaaacaaaaatacatgaTTAAAGGGTAGCATTATTCCAAACATCAATATAACAAAGTGTTCTCCCAACAATCGACAGGGTTCATGATGGTTTTCTTAATTATTCACCTTTGGTTTAAAGTTGTAGATTAAAGTTAAAGGTGTTGGTAAATACTTGTATTTGAGTAGAACGAAAATTGATGTctaacaaatttaattttttactcAATTGTGAAATAATTACTTGGAATTGCTCTTGTATGTATAAGCCAATTTCAGTCCATACTGTGAAAATTGCATTCAATCCCAAGACCATAATGATGCGAGGCACAATGACAAATGGATAGCTGCGCAGTGATCATTGCTACATTTGAATTCCTAGCACGTAAATTGGCTTGCTCCAACTAGTTTGAAGAAAACTAGTAACAATATGCAAAAGGAAGAGATCATGAACAATTTATGCATTCCATTTGTATATTAAACTAAGCAATTAAAATGCCTTCCCTCACAACGGAGCAAGTCAGTTAGCCAATTCCATGTGCACTAGTGCTAATCCAatgaaaggaaaaacaaatgagAGAGGGAAAGGTCACCAATTTAATCAAACTATTGGATGTTCCAACTAGAACAAATGAAAGATCCCAATACTACATTAACATAGTACACAGCAGAGCAAGGTAAACTGCATAATTGTACATTCTACAATTTTTTACAATAACTCTGGAAAATAACTAACTGCCTCAATCATTCGAGCTATATTTACTCAATTCAAGAACTGCAACAGAAATACAGCAAAACAACTCTTTATCCTTCAAGAGGAGACAACTACCAACTCAATTCCATTTTAGATCAAGTATGCTAAATTGTGGCTAGGGCGGGATGCTCACATTGTAGGCAACACCAGGAGTCCACATGTACAAATAGGGGTGGAATTTtttcccgaaaatcccgaacCGTCCTGATCCCGTCCCGAAATTAGCCCGAAAAATTCCCGATCCGAATTTCCTGAAACATTCGGTACCCGAAACCGATCCCGAACCGAaagtttcggtttgggattcggccacagctttgaaagctttcgggaatcccgaaccgaaccgaatattatatatatatatttatttatttatttatttattttttatttttaattagaaattactTGAACCGTTGGATTTGTTAAAATCTAATCCAACCGTCCATAGTTAGGTCATTTGTTTGTTAGGTTATCAGACTCTCTCAGTCGCTCTCCCTCTCTCACCTCACTGGctcactcacacacactctcACACTCTCACAGTCACTCTCACAGTCCCCCTGCTCCACTCCTCCGTCGAATCCACGCCGCTCCTCATCGTCCATCACTCCATTGACTCACGCCGCTCCACTCCTCCGTCGAATCCATGCCGGTCATCGTCGTCCATTGACTCACGCCGCTTCTCCATGGACTAACGCTTCTCCATcgactcacactcacacactcgAATCCGACATCAATCGAGTCCTAAAATCCAGGTTAGTAGGCCTAGAAGCTTTCCCAGTTGCATGCAACACTTCATCTCTGTGCCTTGAGAAATTTCTTCACTGATTAGCATAACAATTTCGAGCATTCCTCCTAATcatcttcttgtttttcttcgTCTTCAGTATCTATGATGCACTATACGGACCATCATTGCCAGTTTTTTCAGCTAACTCCTTCCAACTTCAAGTCCAAGGTAAAAGTTGAAACTTTACCAGTAATTGGGTGTACCCTTTTCAGATTCTTTAGTTTTTTGCATTAAATCTATTGGAATTTGTCACCGTTTGGATTGAAAAGCACTTGGGCTTCAATTTCGAACACGTTTTACTCATTCATATGGATGTTaagttttaatttgtttttgctttctcCGGTCCATTTTTCATTTGGCATGCCCTGCTATTTGGATGCCTtgccatttttcatttttcaatccagcaaatattttcatttttgcaTGCCCTGCTATTTGGCAGCAAATATTTTTCTCTTTGCATGCCCTGCAACGATTGTGAAGACTTGGTTAGTGTGTGTGATACTTAATTTTGGCAATTTGATTTTGTATTCAGGTCAGATTTTAAAGCAGCTATCATAGATAACTAGCAGGGAGGTTCTAACTTCTAAGTTTAAACAAGAGCTCAATAACAAACAGGTCAGATTTTGCACTCTGTCAATATATGTAATGTGATATATATAATGTGGTATATATGTGCACTCTCTGTCAATATATGTAATCTGATATATATGTGCACTTTGTGATATATTGTTTGTATTGAAAAATATTACATCTCAATGACTTGATTTTATTTAAGTGGATGAAAATAACCTAATTGTAAATATAAGTAGTAGTGGCACATAAACATTGCACCATATTTGAATGATTAACAAACACTGGGGAAGCATCTGCCATCTGGGATTAATTCCAAGGTCACAAAATATCCAGTATATTTCCCCACAAATGAATAACAATGCCAGCTGAGTTTATATACACTTTTATATATGTGCACTCTGTCAATATATGTAATCTGATATACATGTGTTTATGGATTAATTTATGGATCAGTTTATTTATGGATCAGTTTatgaatattatatatatgctgAACTGTGTTGTGATATATTATTGTTCAGTGTCATGATGGATGGTTCTGGTAGTGGTAGTGGTAGCCAATCACAATCTACTAGTACACCTAGGATCTCGGTTTTAGTAAAACGAAAACCACAGTACATTCGAACTCAAGAATACTTTGAAGATTATTGTGATGATGATCCGGATATGGATGCTGATATAGGGTTAGAAGAAATAGATGAAGAaatagaggaagaagaaggtgagaaGGAGGAGGATAGTGTTGAATTGGACAGGCGGCAGATGCCTTCGGTGGCCACATTAGCAAGTAGGGTGGGTCAACGGAAAAGAAGTAATAGGACTAAGGGGCCAAGTCCGGCTTGGAATGATGCCACTAAGGTAAATGTGACCGATGAATTTGGAATTACAACGGTTATGGCGGAGTGCAATCATTGCAAAGTGCAAGTGCCAGCGGAGTCCTCTAGACATGGGACGAAAGGTATTCTTAATCATTTGAAGAAATGCCCGAATTCTAGTCTTTACGAGGCTCCGGATTTGAAACAACCATTGTTGTCACAAGGGGTGATGGGGGGTCAAGTTGTCGCTCACACGTTCAATAAAAAAAGACTTGATATGAAATGTGTGAAGTGGATAATAAAAGCGGAGATGCCTTTTAGGGCGGTTGATCAAGAGGACTTTAGAGATTGGATCCATGACTTGAATCCAAAGTACAAGCTTCCAAATAGGCACAAGGTGGAAGCGGTGGTTTTAGAATTGTATTTTACAGAGAAGGAAAAAATCAAGAGGGTGGTTGATGGTTTGAGGGTGAGTATCACTACCGATACTTGGACCTCAATCCAAAATATTAATTACATGGTGGTGACGGCACATTTTTTGGATAATGATTGGGCTTTGCATAAGAGGATTCtaaattttgttcaaattaCGTCTCACAATGGTGATGATATTGGGAGGTGTCTAGAGGTATGCTTGAATACTTGGGGCATAGACAAGGTATTTAGCATTACCGTTGACAATGCTAGTGCCAATGACACTGCCACTACCTACATGAAGAGAAGACTCAAGTCCAATGGTACTCTTTTACTTGATGGGGCTCACTTGCACATGAGGTGTGCTTGTCACATCCTCAATTTGATAGTTAAAGATGGAATGACGGAGCTTAGTCGTGAGCTTGAAGGGATAAGGAATTGTGTCAAGTTTATACACTCATCCCCCGCGAGGTTGGAGACTTTTAGGGAGTATTGCGTCTTGATGAGATTTGATAGGATGTCGAATATTCCTTTTGATGTTGTCATAAGGTGGAATGCCACCTATGAAATGCTCAATAGTGCCTTCAAATTTAAGCAAGTGTTCTCAAGGATGGCAGATGAGTGcaacactttcatctcttactTTCAAGAGGAAGTATCTAAAGAGATTAATGGGGTCACAACCAAGGTGAAACGGGTGGGGTCCTCCGGTGGTGGAAGATTGGGAGAGGGCGGTGAGTTTTGCTCACTTTCTTAAAAAGTTTTATGATGCCACCTTGACACTTAGTGCAACCTTGACACCAACTTCAAACTTAAGACTTGGCACGGTGATTGCATTGCAAgtggagatagaagaaaagatTTGCACTTCCTCTAATGCCATTTTGCAAAGTGTGGCAACTTCCATGAAGCTTAAGTTTGACAAGTATTGGGGGGACATTGAAAAGGTTAACCCTATACTCTTTATAGCCCAAGCACTCGACCCGAGGT
Proteins encoded in this region:
- the LOC126591756 gene encoding uncharacterized protein LOC126591756, producing the protein MGDLRDWSPEPNGAVLDERERASSSSSLSSSPPSQFSSNQQAAAAASASAPTAISAEYWLRAEEATQGVIAQVQPTDVSERRRKAVIDYAQRLIKSCLGCEVFPFGSVPLKTYLPDGDIDLTAFGGMNVEEALANDVCAVLEREDQNVAAEFMVKDVQLIRAEVKLVKCLVQNIVVDISFNQLGGLCTLCFLEQVDRLISKDHLFKRSIILIKAWCYYESRILGAHHGLISTYALETLVLYIFHLFHSSLNGPLAVLYKFLDYFSKFDWDSYCISLSGPVRLSSLPELLAETPENGGGDLLLSNDFLKGCVERFSVPSRGYETNHRTFQPKHLNIVDPLKDNNNLGRSVSKGNFYRIRSAFTYGARKLGRILSQPEVNIDDEIRKFFANTLDRHGSGQRPDVQDPAPWSINDGYGNVPLSVGRESQDQTLYESESAYSSGMIGECGLNHERSGNGEVTSAHISGQGLTRPHETDMKPDQDVNGPHESSMKVASPTMLLEEDSSPYGIALSEKRLTGDAKDLATSRFQGLTISNDAQNPLPSSCEVSISPLGKVQHAPHLWSSHSSTEDGDISNGNQDSNGNQDQQLPESFCSADNLVGNQDEYQLGCIQEAPSPVGSKHHPSRLSSVVCSSDDFYPSYYPMSSGIAGSPKPSNCLTDLSGDYNSHLLSLNYGRWCYDCELNVAIPPIAPPPVHPQFQGKKPWDAVRESVQHRQKAFSQMNVNGVVPRPPFYPMNPPMLPNGITFGMEELPKPRGTGTYFPNTNHFKDRPVTPRGRNQAPLRSHRNNGHAMIPSSENYTSDRSSRDLSQLQMSLHKGGGKSGSSDSPAGSPRRKVHPNANGSIHSSEKVVEFGAMGHGPPEGPANGKHTDAGSSFGQNSSSDHSSPRMQLTKAELVTDQDRIAAQSYRLKDEEDFPPLSA